One window of the Eucalyptus grandis isolate ANBG69807.140 chromosome 8, ASM1654582v1, whole genome shotgun sequence genome contains the following:
- the LOC120286626 gene encoding uncharacterized protein At5g01610-like, translating to MSPSLILSLSHLLLLLFSAAAAAAASSRPLGLAGDGDDSSSAYEALEGYNFPAGILPQGVTGYELDPSTGRFRADLGGACSFSLQGSYQLRYKSTIGGYISPNRLASLTGVSVKVLFLWLNIIEVERVGDELYFSVGIASASFGIDNFFESPQCGCGFDCVGGGGARKIRIKGLASSI from the coding sequence ATGTCTCCCTCTctcatcctctccctctcccacctcctcctcctcctcttctccgccgccgccgccgccgccgcgtcgTCTCGCCctctcggcctcgccggcgacggcgacgacagcTCGTCGGCATACGAGGCCCTCGAGGGGTACAACTTCCCGGCGGGCATCCTCCCGCAGGGCGTGACCGGGTACGAGCTCGACCCCTCCACGGGGCGGTTCCGCGCCGACCTGGGCGGCGCCTGCAGCTTCTCCCTCCAGGGGTCGTACCAGCTCCGCTACAAGTCCACGATCGGCGGGTACATCTCCCCGAACAGGCTCGCCAGCCTCACCGGGGTCAGCGTCAAGGTGCTCTTCCTCTGGCTCAATATCATCGAGGTCGAGCGCGTCGGTGACGAGCTCTACTTCTCCGTCGGGATCGCCTCGGCCTCCTTCGGCATCGACAACTTCTTCGAGTCCCCGCAGTGCGGGTGCGGGTTCGAttgcgtcggcggcggcggcgcgaggAAGATCAGGATCAAGGGCCTGGCTTCTTCGATTTAG